Proteins encoded in a region of the Ursus arctos isolate Adak ecotype North America unplaced genomic scaffold, UrsArc2.0 scaffold_2, whole genome shotgun sequence genome:
- the AMZ1 gene encoding archaemetzincin-1 isoform X2, whose protein sequence is MLQCRPAQEFSFGPRALKEALVSADPALQQLYASTFSPAERLFLAEAYNPQRTLFCTLVIRTAFDWLLSRPEAPEDFQTFHASLPPRRQSPARKHIYLQPIDLSEGPAGGALLEHLRNCTEAFFLGLQVRCLPSVAAASIHCSSRPSQDSDRRQLHTDGILSFLKDSKPGDALCVLGLTLSDLYPCEAWSFTFGKFLPGHEVGVCSFARFSGDLLSSRPSASDPAPVEVATDGPETPVQDSGQTVCFSALGMVQCCKGALSLDEALRRPLDLCPICLRKLQHLLGFKLVERYKRLYAWTQAETQTRPSLDAGASSVAEDTLPSSADSGLSCGSASEPGSSLSEPLTPDAWSHSFSVGPELEPEEGLGSLAVPESPPQLGPPPEAIEEHGRWLALCIQALEREVTEEELAQVDGAVDALAGWEMFTGRLPAIRPDLPCGRDGTGLRRVLGGTFSSLRRRLSTRKLSKAGSSPCRWRAEEN, encoded by the exons ATGCTGCAGTGCAGGCCGGCCCAGGAGTTCAGCTTCGGCCCGCGGGCCCTGAAGGAGGCGCTGGTCTCCGCCGACCCGGCCCTGCAGCAGCTCTATGCGTCCACCTTCAGCCCCGCCGAGAGGCTTTTCCTGGCCGAGGCCTACAACCCCCAGAGGACCCTCTTCTGCACACTGGTCATCCGCACGGCCTTCGACTGGCTCCTCAGCCGCCCCGAGGCCCCTGAGGACTTCCAGACCTTCCATGCCTCCCTGCCGCCCCGGAGGCAGAGCCCTGCCCGCAAGCACATCTACCTGCAGCCCATAG atcTGAGTGAGGGGCCGGCGGGCGGCGCTCTGTTGGAGCACCTGAGGAACTGCACGGAGGCCTTTTTCTTGGGCTTGCAGGTCAGGTGCCTGCCCTCGGTGGCGGCCGCGTCCATCCACTGCTCCTCGCGTCCCAGCCAGGACTCGGACAGGCGCCAGCTCCACACAG ATGGCATCCTGTCTTTCCTGAAGGACAGTAAGCCGGGTGACGCGCTGTGCGTGCTGGGCCTCACGCTGTCCGACCTGTACCCGTGCGAGGCCTGGAGCTTCACCTTCGGCAAGTTCCTTCCAGGACACG AGGTGGGCGTCTGCAGCTTTGCCCGGTTCTCGGGGGATCTCCTGTCATCGAGGCCCAGTGCCTCTGACCCAGCCCCGGTGGAGGTGGCCACAGATGGCCCCGAGACTCCCGTGCAGGACAGTGGCCAGACCGTGTGCTTCAGCGCCCTGGGGATGGTCCAGTGCTGCAag GGGGCGCTCAGCCTGGACGAGGCCCTGCGGCGGCCCCTGGACCTCTGTCCCATCTGCTTGCGGAAGCTGCAGCACCTGCTGGGCTTCAAGCTTGTCGAGAGGTACAAG AGACTTTACGCCTGGACTCAAGCTGAGACGCAGACGCGGCCCAGCCTGGACGCGGGGGCGTCGTCGGTGGCGGAGGACACCCTGCCCAGCAGCGCGGACTCGGGCCTGAGCTGCGGGAGCGCGTCGGAGCCGGGCAGCAGCCTGTCAGAGCCCCTTACCCCTGACGCGTGGAGCCACAGCTTCTCCGTGGGGCCGGAGCTGGAGCCCGAGGAGGGGCTAGGCTCACTGGCCGTCCCCGAGAGCCCGCCGCAGCTCGGACCCCCGCCGGAAGCCATCGAAGAGCATGGGCGGTGGCTGGCGTTGTGCATCCAGGCCCTGGAGCGCGAGGTGACGGAAGAGGAGCTGGCGCAGGTGGACGGGGCCGTGGACGCCCTGGCCGGGTGGGAGATGTTCACAGGGCGGCTCCCAGCCATCAGGCCGGACCTACCCTGTGGCCGGGATGGCACGGGGCTGCGCAGGGTCCTGGGGGGCACGTTTTCCTCGCTGAGGAGGAGGCTGAGCACACGTAAACTGTCTAAGGCGGGATCGTCCCCCTGTCGCTGGAGGGCGGAGGAGAATTAA
- the AMZ1 gene encoding archaemetzincin-1 isoform X3, with translation MLQCRPAQEFSFGPRALKEALVSADPALQQLYASTFSPAERLFLAEAYNPQRTLFCTLVIRTAFDWLLSRPEAPEDFQTFHASLPPRRQSPARKHIYLQPIDLSEGPAGGALLEHLRNCTEAFFLGLQVRCLPSVAAASIHCSSRPSQDSDRRQLHTDGILSFLKDSKPGDALCVLGLTLSDLYPCEAWSFTFGKFLPGHGHVPRALPPPGPGELSLAALPHAGGAQPGRGPAAAPGPLSHLLAEAAAPAGLQACREVQETLRLDSS, from the exons ATGCTGCAGTGCAGGCCGGCCCAGGAGTTCAGCTTCGGCCCGCGGGCCCTGAAGGAGGCGCTGGTCTCCGCCGACCCGGCCCTGCAGCAGCTCTATGCGTCCACCTTCAGCCCCGCCGAGAGGCTTTTCCTGGCCGAGGCCTACAACCCCCAGAGGACCCTCTTCTGCACACTGGTCATCCGCACGGCCTTCGACTGGCTCCTCAGCCGCCCCGAGGCCCCTGAGGACTTCCAGACCTTCCATGCCTCCCTGCCGCCCCGGAGGCAGAGCCCTGCCCGCAAGCACATCTACCTGCAGCCCATAG atcTGAGTGAGGGGCCGGCGGGCGGCGCTCTGTTGGAGCACCTGAGGAACTGCACGGAGGCCTTTTTCTTGGGCTTGCAGGTCAGGTGCCTGCCCTCGGTGGCGGCCGCGTCCATCCACTGCTCCTCGCGTCCCAGCCAGGACTCGGACAGGCGCCAGCTCCACACAG ATGGCATCCTGTCTTTCCTGAAGGACAGTAAGCCGGGTGACGCGCTGTGCGTGCTGGGCCTCACGCTGTCCGACCTGTACCCGTGCGAGGCCTGGAGCTTCACCTTCGGCAAGTTCCTTCCAGGACACG GTCACGTGCCACGAGCTCTGCCACCTCCTGGGCCTGGGGAACTGTCGCTGGCTGCGCTGCCTCATGCAGGGGGCGCTCAGCCTGGACGAGGCCCTGCGGCGGCCCCTGGACCTCTGTCCCATCTGCTTGCGGAAGCTGCAGCACCTGCTGGGCTTCAAGCTTGTCGAGAGGTACAAG AGACTTTACGCCTGGACTCAAGCTGA
- the AMZ1 gene encoding archaemetzincin-1 isoform X1 produces the protein MLQCRPAQEFSFGPRALKEALVSADPALQQLYASTFSPAERLFLAEAYNPQRTLFCTLVIRTAFDWLLSRPEAPEDFQTFHASLPPRRQSPARKHIYLQPIDLSEGPAGGALLEHLRNCTEAFFLGLQVRCLPSVAAASIHCSSRPSQDSDRRQLHTDGILSFLKDSKPGDALCVLGLTLSDLYPCEAWSFTFGKFLPGHEVGVCSFARFSGDLLSSRPSASDPAPVEVATDGPETPVQDSGQTVCFSALGMVQCCKVTCHELCHLLGLGNCRWLRCLMQGALSLDEALRRPLDLCPICLRKLQHLLGFKLVERYKRLYAWTQAETQTRPSLDAGASSVAEDTLPSSADSGLSCGSASEPGSSLSEPLTPDAWSHSFSVGPELEPEEGLGSLAVPESPPQLGPPPEAIEEHGRWLALCIQALEREVTEEELAQVDGAVDALAGWEMFTGRLPAIRPDLPCGRDGTGLRRVLGGTFSSLRRRLSTRKLSKAGSSPCRWRAEEN, from the exons ATGCTGCAGTGCAGGCCGGCCCAGGAGTTCAGCTTCGGCCCGCGGGCCCTGAAGGAGGCGCTGGTCTCCGCCGACCCGGCCCTGCAGCAGCTCTATGCGTCCACCTTCAGCCCCGCCGAGAGGCTTTTCCTGGCCGAGGCCTACAACCCCCAGAGGACCCTCTTCTGCACACTGGTCATCCGCACGGCCTTCGACTGGCTCCTCAGCCGCCCCGAGGCCCCTGAGGACTTCCAGACCTTCCATGCCTCCCTGCCGCCCCGGAGGCAGAGCCCTGCCCGCAAGCACATCTACCTGCAGCCCATAG atcTGAGTGAGGGGCCGGCGGGCGGCGCTCTGTTGGAGCACCTGAGGAACTGCACGGAGGCCTTTTTCTTGGGCTTGCAGGTCAGGTGCCTGCCCTCGGTGGCGGCCGCGTCCATCCACTGCTCCTCGCGTCCCAGCCAGGACTCGGACAGGCGCCAGCTCCACACAG ATGGCATCCTGTCTTTCCTGAAGGACAGTAAGCCGGGTGACGCGCTGTGCGTGCTGGGCCTCACGCTGTCCGACCTGTACCCGTGCGAGGCCTGGAGCTTCACCTTCGGCAAGTTCCTTCCAGGACACG AGGTGGGCGTCTGCAGCTTTGCCCGGTTCTCGGGGGATCTCCTGTCATCGAGGCCCAGTGCCTCTGACCCAGCCCCGGTGGAGGTGGCCACAGATGGCCCCGAGACTCCCGTGCAGGACAGTGGCCAGACCGTGTGCTTCAGCGCCCTGGGGATGGTCCAGTGCTGCAag GTCACGTGCCACGAGCTCTGCCACCTCCTGGGCCTGGGGAACTGTCGCTGGCTGCGCTGCCTCATGCAGGGGGCGCTCAGCCTGGACGAGGCCCTGCGGCGGCCCCTGGACCTCTGTCCCATCTGCTTGCGGAAGCTGCAGCACCTGCTGGGCTTCAAGCTTGTCGAGAGGTACAAG AGACTTTACGCCTGGACTCAAGCTGAGACGCAGACGCGGCCCAGCCTGGACGCGGGGGCGTCGTCGGTGGCGGAGGACACCCTGCCCAGCAGCGCGGACTCGGGCCTGAGCTGCGGGAGCGCGTCGGAGCCGGGCAGCAGCCTGTCAGAGCCCCTTACCCCTGACGCGTGGAGCCACAGCTTCTCCGTGGGGCCGGAGCTGGAGCCCGAGGAGGGGCTAGGCTCACTGGCCGTCCCCGAGAGCCCGCCGCAGCTCGGACCCCCGCCGGAAGCCATCGAAGAGCATGGGCGGTGGCTGGCGTTGTGCATCCAGGCCCTGGAGCGCGAGGTGACGGAAGAGGAGCTGGCGCAGGTGGACGGGGCCGTGGACGCCCTGGCCGGGTGGGAGATGTTCACAGGGCGGCTCCCAGCCATCAGGCCGGACCTACCCTGTGGCCGGGATGGCACGGGGCTGCGCAGGGTCCTGGGGGGCACGTTTTCCTCGCTGAGGAGGAGGCTGAGCACACGTAAACTGTCTAAGGCGGGATCGTCCCCCTGTCGCTGGAGGGCGGAGGAGAATTAA